The following coding sequences lie in one Panicum virgatum strain AP13 chromosome 6N, P.virgatum_v5, whole genome shotgun sequence genomic window:
- the LOC120677805 gene encoding putative aconitate hydratase, cytoplasmic, translating to MATQATEHAFKNILTSLPKPGGGEYGKFYSLPALNDPRIDKLPYSIRILLESAIRNCDNFQVTTNDVEKIIDWENTSPKLAEIPFKPARVLLQDFTGVPAVVDLAAMRDAMAKLGSDANKINPLVPVDLVIDHSVQVDVARSPNAVQANMELEFSRNKERFGFLKWGSSAFQNMLVVPPGSGIVHQVNLEYLGRVVFNTDGILYPDSVVGTDSHTTMIDGLGVAGWGVGGIEAEATMLGQPMSMVLPGVVGFKLTGKLRSGVIATDLVLTVTQILRKHGVVGKFVEFYGEGMGKLSLADRATIANMSPEYGATMGFFPVDHVTLDYLKLTGRSDETVSMIEAYLRANKMFVDYNEPQTERVYSSYLELDLDEVEPSMSGPKRPHDRVPLKDMKSDWHACLDNKVGFKGFAVPKDQQDKVVKFDFHGQPAEIKHGSVVIAAITSCTNTSNPSVMLGAGLVAKKACELGLEVKPWVKTSLAPGSGVVTKYLLQSGLQEYLNQQGFHIVGYGCTTCIGNSGDLDESVSAAIAENDVVAAAVLSGNRNFEGRVHPLTRANYLASPPLVVAYALAGTVDIDFEKEPIGIGKDGKEVYFRDIWPSTEEIAQVVQSSVLPDMFKGTYEAITKGNPMWNQLTVPEASLYSWDPKSTYIHEPPYFKDMTMSPPGPFAVKDAYCLLNFGDSITTDHISPAGSIHKDSPAAKYLMERGVDRKDFNSYGSRRGNDEVMARGTFANIRIVNKFLKGEVGPKTIHVPTGEKLYVFDAAMRYKSEGLATIILAGAEYGSGSSRDWAAKGPMLLGVKAVIAKSFERIHRSNLVGMGIIPLCFKAGEDADSLGLTGHERYSINLPTNLSEIRPGQDVTVTTDNGKSFTCTLRFDTEVELAYFNHGGILPYVIRNLAQN from the exons ATGGCCACCCAAG CAACTGAGCATGCCTTCAAGAATATTCTGACCAGCCTCCCTAAGCCTGgaggtggtgaatatggaaAGTTCTACAGCCTTCCTGCACTAAATGATCCAAGGATTG ATAAACTGCCCTACTCCATCCGTATTCTTCTCGAGTCAGCTATCCGCAACTGTGATAACTTTCAAGTTACCACAAATGATGTTGAGAAAATCATTGATTGGGAAAACACATCTCCAAAGTTGGCTGAGATACCATTCAAGCCAGCACGTGTTCTTCTTCAG GACTTCACTGGAGTTCCAGCAGTTGTTGATCTTGCAGCTATGCGTGATGCGATGGCCAAGTTGGGAAGTGATGCCAACAAGATCAACCCATTG GTCCCAGTGGATCTTGTTATTGATCACTCAGTGCAGGTGGATGTAGCAAGGTCTCCTAATGCTGTACAAGCAAACATGGAATTGGAATTTAGTCGCAACAAAGAAAGATTTGGTTTCCTTAAATGGGGCTCTAGCGCTTTCCAAAATATGCTTGTTGTTCCCCCTGGTTCTGGTATTGTGCACCAG GTCAACCTTGAATACCTTGGCCGAGTTGTTTTCAACACAGATGGCATTCTCTATCCTGACAGTGTAGTTGGTACTGATTCACACACCACAATGATTGATGGTTTGGGTGTTGCTGGTTGGGGTGTTGGGGGTattgaagctgaggctacaatGCTTGGTCAG CCAATGAGCATGGTTTTGCCTGGTGTGGTTGGCTTCAAGTTGACTGGAAAGTTACGGAGTGGTGTCATAGCTACGGACCTTGTTCTTACAGTGACACAAATTCTAAGGAAACATGGTGTTGTTGGCAAGTTTGTTGAATTCTATG GTGAAGGTATGGGTAAGCTGTCTTTAGCTGACAGGGCCACAATTGCAAACATGTCACCAGAATATGGAGCTACCATGGGCTTCTTTCCTGTGGACCATGTGACATTGGACTACCTTAAACTGACAGGCCGTAGCGATGAAACT GTGTCGATGATTGAAGCATATCTGCGAGCCAACAAGATGTTTGTGGACTACAATGAG CCTCAAACAGAACGAGTTTACTCCTCTTATCTTGAGCTGGACCTTGATGAGGTGGAGCCTAGCATGTCTGGCCCAAAGAG GCCTCATGACCGTGTCCCTTTGAAGGATATGAAATCAGATTGGCATGCTTGCCTGGACAACAAAGTTGGATTCAAG GGTTTTGCAGTGCCAAAGGATCAGCAGGATAAGGTTGTCAAATTTGACTTCCATGGGCAGCCAGCGGAAATCAAGCATGGTAGTGTTGTTATAGCAGCAATAACTAGCTGCACAAACACCTCAAATCCTAGCGTTATGCTTGGTGCTGGCCTTGTAGCCAAGAAAGCCTGCGAGTTGGGTCTTGAG GTGAAACCATGGGTGAAGACTAGCCTTGCCCCTGGATCGGGAGTTGTCACGAAGTACTTGCTTCAGAG TGGTCTTCAAGAGTACTTGAACCAGCAAGGATTTCATATTGTTGGCTATGGATGTACCACTTGCATTGGAAACTCTGGTGATCTTGATGAGTCTGTATCAGCTGCTATTGCAGAAAATG atgttgttgctgctgctgttttGTCGGGCAACCGGAACTTTGAGGGTCGTGTGCACCCTCTGACTCGGGCTAACTACCTTGCTTCGCCACCTCTTGTTGTTGCTTATGCACTTGCTGGCACT GTTGACATTGATTTTGAGAAAGAGCCCATTGGAATTGGAAAAGATGGCAAGGAAGTCTACTTTAGGGATATATGGCCCTCAACTGAAGAAATTGCACAG GTTGTCCAATCTAGTGTGCTGCCTGACATGTTCAAGGGCACCTATGAGGCTATCACAAAAGGCAACCCAATGTGGAACCAGCTAACTGTCCCAGAAGCATCGCTCTACTCATGGGATCCAAAATCCACTTACATTCATGAGCCCCCGTACTTTAAGGACATGACCATGTCCCCACCTGGTCCCTTTGCAGTGAAGGATGCCTACTGCTTACTGAACTTCGGGGACAGTATTACGACAGATCATATTTCACCTGCTGGAAGCATACACAAAGACAGTCCTGCTGCTAAGTATTTGATGGAGCGTGGTGTGGACAGGAAAGACTTCAACTCATATGGTAGCCGCCGTGGTAACGATGAAGTAATGGCAAGAGGAACATTTGCAAACATTAGGATCGTGAACAAGTTCTTGAAAGGAGAAGTTGGACCCAAGACCATTCATGTTCCTACTGGGGAGAAGCTTTATGTTTTTGATGCAGCCATG AGATACAAATCTGAGGGCCTTGCCACCATAATTCTCGCTGGTGCTGAGTACGGAAGTGGCAGTTCTCGTGATTGGGCTGCCAAGGGACCGATGCTCCTG GGAGTTAAAGCTGTGATTGCCAAGAGTTTTGAGCGTATCCACAGAAGCAATTTAGTGGGGATGGGAATCATTCCTCTCTGCTTCAAAGCTGGTGAGGATGCTGATTCGCTCGGCCTTACTGGGCATGAGCGGTACAGCATCAACCTTCCTACCAACCTCAGCGAGATCCGTCCTGGCCAGGATGTGACTGTCACGACCGACAATGGGAAATCTTTCACCTGCACCCTTCGCTTTGACACTGAG GTGGAGCTGGCGTACTTCAACCATGGAGGTATTCTCCCCTATGTCATCCGCAACTTGGCGCAGAACTAA
- the LOC120677804 gene encoding fatty acid desaturase DES2-like has product MAAEKQRETTGKKRGPGAAAPAAMPRSPTDKPPFTLAEIRSAVPPHCFRRSLLRSSAYLLRDLAVAGCLLWLALAGIPALPPALRLAAWPLYWVLQGSVLFGVWVIAHECGHGAFSEHPRLNDALGLLLHSALLAPYFSWKYSHLRHHANTGSLDRDEVYVPRRKADLPPYTERVYGAEDRPGARLALLAVQLTVGWPMYLAFNTWGRAYPRWASHLDPCAPIFAGRRERAGVALSDAGLLAAALALHRLAAANGGAWWLARIYGAPLLVMNAWLVLVTYLHHTHAALPRYAGAEWDWLRGALTTVDRDYGVLGRLFFHNIADTHVAHHLFPAIPHYYAVEATRAIRPVLGEYYRFDPTPFAEAAWREVKECIYVEPDEDGRKTGVFWYSNKF; this is encoded by the coding sequence ATGGCGGCCGAGAAGCAGCGGGAGACCACGGGGAAGAAGCGGgggcccggcgcggcggcgccggccgcgatGCCGCGGTCCCCGACGGACAAGCCTCCCTTCACGCTGGCGGAGATCAGGAGCGCCGTGCCGCCGCACTGCTTCCGGCGCTCGCTCCTCCGGTCCTCCGCCTACCTGCTccgcgacctcgccgtcgccgggtgCCTCCTGTGGCTCGCGCTGGCGGGCATCCCGGCGCTCCCGCCggcgctccgcctcgccgcctggCCGCTCTACTGGGTGCTGCAGGGCAGCGTGCTGTTCGGCGTCTGGGTGATCGCGCACGAGTGCGGGCACGGCGCCTTCTCCGAGCACCCGCGCCTCAACGACGCGCTCGGCCTGCTCCTCCACTCGGCGCTCCTGGCGCCCTACTTCTCCTGGAAGTAcagccacctccgccaccacgCCAACACGGGCTCCCTCGACCGCGACGAGGTCTACGTGCCCCGCCGCAAGGCCGACCTGCCGCCGTACACCGAGCGCGTCTACGGCGCCGAGGACCGCCCGGGCGCGCGGCTGGCGCTGCTCGCCGTGCAGCTCACCGTGGGGTGGCCCATGTACCTGGCGTTCAACACCTGGGGCCGCGCATACCCGCGCTGGGCCTCCCACCTCGACCCCTGCGCGCCCAtcttcgccggccgccgggagcgcgccggcGTCGCGCTCTCCGACGCCGGCCTcctggccgccgcgctcgcgctccaCCGCCTCGCGGCGGCAAACGGCGGCGCCTGGTGGCTGGCGCGCATCTACGGCGCGCCGCTGCTGGTGATGAACGCGTGGCTGGTGCTCGTCACCTACCTGCACCACACCCATGCGGCGCTGCCGCGCTACGCCGGCGCCGAGTGGGACTGGCTCCGCGGCGCGCTCACCACCGTCGACCGCGACTACGGCGTGCTCGGGCGGCTCTTCTTCCACAACATCGCCGACACGCACGTCGCGCACCACCTCTTCCCTGCCATCCCGCACTACTACGCCGTGGAGGCCACCCGCGCCATCCGCCCCGTGCTCGGCGAGTACTACCGCTTTGACCCCACGCCCTTCGCCGAGGCGGCGTGGCGGGAGGTCAAGGAGTGCATCTACGTCGAGCCCGACGAGGACGGACGCAAGACCGGCGTCTTCTGGTACAGCAACAAGTTCTAG